TTCTCCTCAAACAATTCTTCATTGTTTATACCAATCATTATTTCATAAATTTCTCCCTCATGTTTCTCAATTACATGTACAGGCAAGGCATCAAAAAGTTCATTGGAAAAAATAATTCCCTCGAAGTTAGTAAGATCATCTACTGTTTCTATTTGTTTAACTGAAAAATTCGGATTTAATAATTCACTTTGCAATTTAAGATGGTATGGACTACTTTCAACAATAATGTAAGTTAGCGGTGTTTTTACTGATTCGTTCCATTCTTGTAAAAACGCCTTTGCGAAACGACCATTTCCTGCTCCAATTTCACAAATTGCTGGCGTTAGCTGGTTTTTTTCGTATATGCTTGCAAACCACTTTGCAAGCGTTCTTCCGAATATGTCCGAGACATTACTTGTTGTTATAAAATCACCGCGTGGGCCAATTTTCTCGTTATTTTTCATGTAATAGCCTAATTCAGGGCAATATAGTGCTGCACCAATATAATCTGCATAGGAAATTAACTTTGTAGGTGAATTTGTAATTAAACTTTTTAAATAGTTAATCATTTTTTCTCCTTTTTACATTAACACTATTGACATAGTGTTAATTCTATTGTATTTTATAGATAGTAGCTTAACTATCTCCCCTCCCCATTGAATAATTGATATTACCCCTTAGAAAGAACCTTCTCTTAATTGAGAAGGTTTTTTCTATTATTCTTTAAAATCCATTTAGAAAAGGATTGCTATCCATTTCTTCAATAATTGTTGTAGTAGGCCCATGTCCAGGTAGGACGACGGTTTCTTCAGGCATAGTTAAAAGTTTGTCATGGATGCTAGCAAGCAGTTGAGCATTATTGCCTTTCTTCAAATCTGTACGGCCAATACTACCTTTAAATAGTACATCACCAGAAACAACAAATCCTTCATTTTGAAAATAGTAGGAGACACTTCCAGGTGAATGCCCCGGTGTTTCAATTATGGAAAATGTAAAGTCCCCCATTATTTTTTGCTCTTCTTTTGTCAAAAGAACATCTGCAGGATTAATTCGAAGTAAACTTTTAGACGTGAAATACTGGGATCCGTTTAAAGATGGATTAGACAGCCAATCTTCCTCAAATTCATGAATATAAACTGGAATTTTATAATTAGCCCTAATTTCATCAACCGCACCTATATGATCAAAATGAGCATGAGTTAAGAAAATAGCACATGGTTGTAAATTTTTTTTTGTAAGCCATCTAATGAGTCTTTTTCCTTCGCTTCCTGGATCAAAAATAATACAAGACCCTTCTGTATTTTCAATTATGTAACAATTAGTTTGCATTACTCCTAAAGGGATTTGAGACCATTTCATCCCTACACCTCCGCTTAATTATTCTTATTAATTTTACACAATAAAAAAATTTGATAAAGACAATTCTTCACATTTTTGCCCTCGACAAATGAAAAAAAAAAATATAAAATGGTTAAAGAATATATATACTATACTTACATAACAATCATTTGTAAATTTCAGGATTTCACCTGATAATCTTTCGTTAAGGGGGCTATTTTTATGGGACTAGTCATTATTTTTGCATTAATAGTAATTCTTGCAGCGTTCAGTACTTTTCGTTCACTTAAGAGTAAAAATTTCTTAGCCACGTTTTGGAGTGCGGCTACTTTTCTAGTTTTCGGTTGGTTTGTTGTCATGACTTTATTGCATAATGGAATTCCTACAGGCACACACTAATAAAACTAAAAGATAGAACAATAAAAGACTGCATAAAGCAGTCTTTTTATTGTTCTTTTAAAAGATCCAAAACTCTTTCAACTTTTTCTTCCATTTTTCGATTTGCAATATCTCTTCGATCATCAATTCGAATTGTTGTTGCAACCCGTTGAATTCCCTCATTAAACGGTACTTCATGCATGGCTTGAATTACTTCAAACAACATAGGTAGTTCGCCTTCAATAATCGTGTTCATTGGTGTTAGTTGGAAGCGAATTTTCCCTTCACTCTCATATTTTCTTAAAACCTTTTGGACACTTGCAACAAACTTACTTACACTAGGAGATTCCGTTCCAAGGGGTATCACCGTTACATCTACAATAGCCATATATTTTCACCTTCATTAATCAACATTTTAGTTACAATACTCATTTTAACATAAATAGGTTGCTAAAGAAAACTTGCTGATTGGCGAGCCCCTAAGGGCGATGACAGAAGCGTAGTTGCCCTTATGCGCGAGCAGAATTTATGGATATAAATTCTGATTAGCTAAAGAAAACTTGCTGATTGGCAAATAAAAAGAATGAGCTTTCGCTTCATTCTTTTACAAGTTTAAGTATTTTTTTTGCTTTTATATCAATTAACTTTTCAAATCGTCCCCCATATAAACAGGCATCTCCAGAGGGCGAACAGCTAAGAGGTTCATTTTTTAATCCCTCTAATAGTACGTTACTTTTCCGACTCTTAAAAGGATATGAAACCAGTTGAAAGCCATCGGAGTAGGTATCTGCTTCTGTACTTCTTAAAGGACGGAAGGTAAGGAACTGTTGTTTTCTTTCGTTAAAATCATAAAATGGAACAAGCCAATCTGAAAACTTGGTAAGTTGTGGAAGTGAAAAGGAAAAAACAGAATGATATTTGTGATCAAAAAATGTATAAATTGCATTTGTCTTTTCCTGCTCACTTACTGTAATCGTCATAATAAAATTTTTAGTTGTTGAAAATTGATACACCTTTGGAAAGGCAATGCTTTCTTTGGAATTTACTAATTTATTAATAGTAAGCGGGGCAAATAACGCCTGATTGGTTTGATTCCAATTTATATATGCAACTGAGTTTTTGCCAACCCACTTAACAAATGGCTGCGGTAAAGATAAATCTGTCAACCTTTTCTGTTCAACATCAAGCTGGAAGACTTTAAACGTCCAATCTTCATTAAATTTTGAGATTAGGATTTTAGATTCATTATAGGGATTCCACTCAAATTCCAATTCAAAAGAAGCTAGCGTTTGGTTCCAAATCAGCTTTCCCTTTGTATTAATAACAGTAACAATCGCTTGATATGTTGAAGGCGAAGATTGAATTAATATATTTTTTTTTGCTGGACTAATGACTGCTGTGACAATTGGATGTTCGCTTTTATATAGTAACTTACTATGGCCAGAAGAAAGACTATAACTATACAAATTAGAGGTTTGCTCTTGATTAGTAATGTAAATAATCTGATCATTGGAAAGCCATCCAACGACTTTAAAAAACTCTCCTTCTGGAATCGAAATAGGCAAACGAGAATTTTGTCCGGTAAAATTATGGGAAGGCATATGTTTTTGCACATCAGCATTCCGCTTTGTGGTATGCACCTTAGAACTATCTGATAACGAACATGCATTTAAAAGGAATATTAAAATGAAAATGATAAACACTTGTAAAGCAAAATATTGTCTATTCCATTTTTGCCCTACCACAAGTTTCACTTTCAATTCCCCCCTAAATCTTTTCACATAATAGTACGTATTTTCCTGATAAAAGTTTCAACGAAGGAAAAAAGTACAAACCAAGAAAAGTGCAGTGATAATTGCCACCACTTCCTTGTAAAAAATTATCACTTTTCCTTAGTTAACAAAGAAAAAGCCGTAATCCTCCGGCTTTCTAATAAAGAAATACTATTGGCGACTTCTTATTTTATAGGCAATAAACTGATATTACAAGTGTTTAAATGCTTTACGTGAAAATTTTTTAGCTATAAATAAAGAGCAGCTAAAAAAAGCATTTCTGCGCTTTTTACTATTTTAGTGAATTGGGATAAAGGTAAAGGATTTATCCCCTTTCCGAGCTCAATTGTAAAGCCTGGGCGCTTAAATTCCTGTATAAACCAGTCCTTAAATCCTGCATGACTATCTATATACTGAATGGCTTTATAACCACTTACCTGTTCCAACCTTTTCGCCATTATCGCTGATTCTGGAGGTTCAAATCCTTCGTATCCCCAATAAAATTCCTCTCCCTGAGTGTGAAAGGCTAATATATAATCAAAATGATTATTTCTTACCAAGTTAGCCATTGCAATTGCCTCTGGCTCTGATAAAGGGACATTTCCTGGATAGTCCCTTAAAGATGGCTTATCAGGTGCTTGCCCGTTTTCTTTGACAGCCTCCCATTTCGCTGGAAATTGTTTATTCAAATCTACACCACGAATGTTTGCTTTCCAATGTATGAAATCACCACTGTCATTATTGATTTTCATAATCTCTTCTTTATATTCAAGTGGTGGACCGTTTAGGACTAAATCAACCCCGTCAGGATTAACCATAGGAACAACTGATAATTCTACATTTTCATAAAAAAATTTTGCATCAAAATCTTGGATGGCAGATTCAGTTTTAAAAGAGAGCAAATAGCTATTTAGCAAACTCATCAACGTCATTGTAGTAATCCATTCATTGGCATGGAAAGAAGCATTCATATGGATTTTTTTCGTACCTTTTCCAATTTTAATTTCATGGATCGGCTTACCTAAAACACTATTGCCAATTGATCCAATTGATATAAATGGATATGTTTTTTTCATATTTGCAATTGTAGCATCAAGCCACTTCGAGTCATAAGTAAAACTGCTATTAAAAATCTCCATCTTCCCCCTCCTCGTAAAATACATATGATAAAAAAAGGAAAAGATGATCTGCTTAGCAAACAATAAAAGCTTGCATATGCTGCAAACTTTTATTGTTGTGAATCCTATTCTTTTAGTAATCTACTTTTCACTAACCATGCCGCCCCAATAACTCCAGCATCATTTCCCAATGTTGCTAAGGCAATCTTCGTAGATTTACGAACAGCAGAAAAGGCAAAATGATCAAATTTTTCTTTTACTTGATTAAGTAATATTTCTCCTGCTCTAGAAACTCCACCACCAAGAACAACCTTTTCTGGATTTAATGTATTGGCAATTCCAGCTAATACAAGCCCGAGATAAAAAGAAACTTTCGCCATTACTTCACTTGCTAGTGGATCGCCCTTACGTGCACAATCTATAACATTTTTAGCCGTAATAACACCTAATTGAGTATATATCTCTTTTAGTTCACCACGTGTATCCTCTTTTATTAATTCCGCATTTGCCAGCCGTACAATCCCAGTCGCAGAAGCAATAGTTTCTATGCATCCTGTTTTACCGCAATTACATGCGGCACCCCCAATTGGGATGGCTGTAATATGCCCAATCTCGCCACCAGCCCCGTTGACCCCTTGGACGATCTCACCATTGGTAATTACACCCCCACCAATCCCAGTGCCTAGGGTGACACAGACAAGATCCTTAGCACCATTTCCAGCACCCTTCCACATTTCGCCAAGTGCGGCACAATTAGCATCATTATCAATGAATACTGGCAATGAAGTTTCAGCTCCGAGTAAGTCTCGTAATGGGAA
The Neobacillus sp. PS3-40 genome window above contains:
- a CDS encoding SAM-dependent methyltransferase; translated protein: MINYLKSLITNSPTKLISYADYIGAALYCPELGYYMKNNEKIGPRGDFITTSNVSDIFGRTLAKWFASIYEKNQLTPAICEIGAGNGRFAKAFLQEWNESVKTPLTYIIVESSPYHLKLQSELLNPNFSVKQIETVDDLTNFEGIIFSNELFDALPVHVIEKHEGEIYEIMIGINNEELFEEKVRLTNKKISQFLLENEINLKEKQRMEIPINMGDMLQKISNTLLKGLVVTVDYGYTKKEWMEPSRVRGSLRGYSQHKMIDNVLKNPGEMDITSHIHFDWLIERGEQLNLNFVTKLRQDEFLLKTGILTELENHFDSNPFSEVSKRNRAIRSLIMPSGMSSSFHVLIQQKGLEQKNVKDLFEQ
- a CDS encoding MBL fold metallo-hydrolase, producing the protein MKWSQIPLGVMQTNCYIIENTEGSCIIFDPGSEGKRLIRWLTKKNLQPCAIFLTHAHFDHIGAVDEIRANYKIPVYIHEFEEDWLSNPSLNGSQYFTSKSLLRINPADVLLTKEEQKIMGDFTFSIIETPGHSPGSVSYYFQNEGFVVSGDVLFKGSIGRTDLKKGNNAQLLASIHDKLLTMPEETVVLPGHGPTTTIIEEMDSNPFLNGF
- a CDS encoding DUF2759 domain-containing protein → MGLVIIFALIVILAAFSTFRSLKSKNFLATFWSAATFLVFGWFVVMTLLHNGIPTGTH
- a CDS encoding MTH1187 family thiamine-binding protein, with product MAIVDVTVIPLGTESPSVSKFVASVQKVLRKYESEGKIRFQLTPMNTIIEGELPMLFEVIQAMHEVPFNEGIQRVATTIRIDDRRDIANRKMEEKVERVLDLLKEQ
- a CDS encoding M14 family metallocarboxypeptidase yields the protein MEIFNSSFTYDSKWLDATIANMKKTYPFISIGSIGNSVLGKPIHEIKIGKGTKKIHMNASFHANEWITTMTLMSLLNSYLLSFKTESAIQDFDAKFFYENVELSVVPMVNPDGVDLVLNGPPLEYKEEIMKINNDSGDFIHWKANIRGVDLNKQFPAKWEAVKENGQAPDKPSLRDYPGNVPLSEPEAIAMANLVRNNHFDYILAFHTQGEEFYWGYEGFEPPESAIMAKRLEQVSGYKAIQYIDSHAGFKDWFIQEFKRPGFTIELGKGINPLPLSQFTKIVKSAEMLFLAALYL
- a CDS encoding ROK family glucokinase, whose protein sequence is MQNKWIVGVDLGGTTTKLAFISMVGEIVHKWEINTDNSNEGKNITINIAKSIDQKLDELDMNKQKLLGIGMGAPGPVNYTTGVILNTVNLGWQDNFPLRDLLGAETSLPVFIDNDANCAALGEMWKGAGNGAKDLVCVTLGTGIGGGVITNGEIVQGVNGAGGEIGHITAIPIGGAACNCGKTGCIETIASATGIVRLANAELIKEDTRGELKEIYTQLGVITAKNVIDCARKGDPLASEVMAKVSFYLGLVLAGIANTLNPEKVVLGGGVSRAGEILLNQVKEKFDHFAFSAVRKSTKIALATLGNDAGVIGAAWLVKSRLLKE